One window from the genome of Balearica regulorum gibbericeps isolate bBalReg1 chromosome 18, bBalReg1.pri, whole genome shotgun sequence encodes:
- the NPTX1 gene encoding neuronal pentraxin-1 isoform X1: MAAGPPGSLPLLLLSLLCLRGRGQGFGQTRFICTSVPLDGDMCAAPAPGTGSAEELKSTVLQLRETVLQQKETIMNQKETIRELTAKLGRCESQSVLEAPPGEPKGGGAGRKGGFSKNTMGDLSRAPAAETLSQLGQTLQSLKTRLENLEQFSRMNSSSQTNNLKDILQNKIDDLEKEVLSRVNSLEEGKFNPKNESEERGKIESTLTSLHQRISDLEKGQKDNRPPDRFQLTFPLRTNYMYAKVKKSLPEMYAFSVCMWMKSNASPGMGTPFSYAVPGQANELVLIEWGNNPMEILINDKVAKLPFVINDGKWHHICVTWTTRDGVWEAYQDGTQTGSGENLAPYHPIKPQGVLVLGQEQDTLGGGFDATQAFVGELAHFNVWDRKLSPGEVYSLATCSTRALAGNVIAWAEANIDIYGGATKWTFEACRQLN, from the exons atGGCCGCCGGGCCCCCGGGCAGCCTCCCGCTCCTGCTGCTCTCGCTGCTCTGCCTGCGTGGCCGCGGCCAGGGCTTCGGGCAGACGCGCTTCATCTGCACCTCGGTGCCGCTGGACGGGGACATGTGCGCCGCCCCCGCGCCGGGCACCGGCTCCGCCGAGGAGCTGAAGAGCACGGTGCTGCAGCTGCGGGAAACGGTGCTGCAGCAGAAGGAGACCATCATGAACCAGAAGGAGACCATCCGGGAGCTGACGGCCAAGCTGGGCCGGTGCGAGAGCCAGAGCGTGCTGGAGGCGCCGCCCGGCGAGCCCaagggcggcggggccggcaggAAGGGCGGCTTCTCCAAGAACACCATGGGGGACCTGTCGCGGGCGCCCGCGGCCGAGACCCTCAGCCAGCTCGGACAGACGCTGCAGTCCCTGAAGACCCGGCTGGAGAACCTCGAG CAGTTCAGCAGGATGAACTCCTCCAGCCAGACCAACAACCTGAAGGACATCCTGCAGAACAAAATCGACGACCTGGAGAAGGAGGTGCTGTCCCGGGTGAACAGCCTGGAGGAGGGGAAGTTCAACCCGAAGAACGAGTCCGAGGAGCGCGGCAAGATCGAGAGCACCCTCACGTCGCTGCACCAGCGCATCAGCGACCTGGAGAAAG GCCAGAAGGACAACCGGCCCCCGGACAGGTTCCAGCTCACCTTCCCGCTGCGCACCAACTACATGTACGCCAAGGTGAAGAAGAGCCTGCCCGAGATGTACGCCTTCAGCGTCTGCATGTGGATGAAGTCCAACGCCTCCCCTGGCATGGGCACCCCCTTTTCCTACGCTGTGCCCGGGCAGGCTAACGAGCTGGTGCTCATTGAGTGGGGCAACAACCCCATGGAGATCCTCATCAACGACAAG GTGGCCAAACTGCCCTTCGTCATCAACGACGGCAAGTGGCACCATATCTGTGTCACCTGGACCACGCGGGACGGCGTGTGGGAAGCCTACCAGGACGGCACGCAGACCGGCAGCGGCGAGAACCTGGCGCCCTACCACCCCATCAAGCCCCAGGGGGTCCTGGTCCTGGGCCAGGAGCag GACACGCTGGGCGGCGGGTTCGACGCCACGCAGGCCTTCGTGGGGGAGCTGGCCCACTTCAACGTGTGGGACAGGAAGCTGAGCCCGGGGGAGGTGTACAGCCTGGCCACCTGCAGCACCCGGGCGCTGGCGGGCAATGTCATCGCGTGGGCAGAGGCCAACATCGACATCTACGGCGGGGCCACCAAGTGGACTTTTGAGGCCTGTCGCCAGCTCAACTAG
- the NPTX1 gene encoding neuronal pentraxin-1 isoform X2, with amino-acid sequence MAAGPPGSLPLLLLSLLCLRGRGQGFGQTRFICTSVPLDGDMCAAPAPGTGSAEELKSTVLQLRETVLQQKETIMNQKETIRELTAKLGRCESQSVLEAPPGEPKGGGAGRKGGFSKNTMGDLSRAPAAETLSQLGQTLQSLKTRLENLEFSRMNSSSQTNNLKDILQNKIDDLEKEVLSRVNSLEEGKFNPKNESEERGKIESTLTSLHQRISDLEKGQKDNRPPDRFQLTFPLRTNYMYAKVKKSLPEMYAFSVCMWMKSNASPGMGTPFSYAVPGQANELVLIEWGNNPMEILINDKVAKLPFVINDGKWHHICVTWTTRDGVWEAYQDGTQTGSGENLAPYHPIKPQGVLVLGQEQDTLGGGFDATQAFVGELAHFNVWDRKLSPGEVYSLATCSTRALAGNVIAWAEANIDIYGGATKWTFEACRQLN; translated from the exons atGGCCGCCGGGCCCCCGGGCAGCCTCCCGCTCCTGCTGCTCTCGCTGCTCTGCCTGCGTGGCCGCGGCCAGGGCTTCGGGCAGACGCGCTTCATCTGCACCTCGGTGCCGCTGGACGGGGACATGTGCGCCGCCCCCGCGCCGGGCACCGGCTCCGCCGAGGAGCTGAAGAGCACGGTGCTGCAGCTGCGGGAAACGGTGCTGCAGCAGAAGGAGACCATCATGAACCAGAAGGAGACCATCCGGGAGCTGACGGCCAAGCTGGGCCGGTGCGAGAGCCAGAGCGTGCTGGAGGCGCCGCCCGGCGAGCCCaagggcggcggggccggcaggAAGGGCGGCTTCTCCAAGAACACCATGGGGGACCTGTCGCGGGCGCCCGCGGCCGAGACCCTCAGCCAGCTCGGACAGACGCTGCAGTCCCTGAAGACCCGGCTGGAGAACCTCGAG TTCAGCAGGATGAACTCCTCCAGCCAGACCAACAACCTGAAGGACATCCTGCAGAACAAAATCGACGACCTGGAGAAGGAGGTGCTGTCCCGGGTGAACAGCCTGGAGGAGGGGAAGTTCAACCCGAAGAACGAGTCCGAGGAGCGCGGCAAGATCGAGAGCACCCTCACGTCGCTGCACCAGCGCATCAGCGACCTGGAGAAAG GCCAGAAGGACAACCGGCCCCCGGACAGGTTCCAGCTCACCTTCCCGCTGCGCACCAACTACATGTACGCCAAGGTGAAGAAGAGCCTGCCCGAGATGTACGCCTTCAGCGTCTGCATGTGGATGAAGTCCAACGCCTCCCCTGGCATGGGCACCCCCTTTTCCTACGCTGTGCCCGGGCAGGCTAACGAGCTGGTGCTCATTGAGTGGGGCAACAACCCCATGGAGATCCTCATCAACGACAAG GTGGCCAAACTGCCCTTCGTCATCAACGACGGCAAGTGGCACCATATCTGTGTCACCTGGACCACGCGGGACGGCGTGTGGGAAGCCTACCAGGACGGCACGCAGACCGGCAGCGGCGAGAACCTGGCGCCCTACCACCCCATCAAGCCCCAGGGGGTCCTGGTCCTGGGCCAGGAGCag GACACGCTGGGCGGCGGGTTCGACGCCACGCAGGCCTTCGTGGGGGAGCTGGCCCACTTCAACGTGTGGGACAGGAAGCTGAGCCCGGGGGAGGTGTACAGCCTGGCCACCTGCAGCACCCGGGCGCTGGCGGGCAATGTCATCGCGTGGGCAGAGGCCAACATCGACATCTACGGCGGGGCCACCAAGTGGACTTTTGAGGCCTGTCGCCAGCTCAACTAG